A window from Salvelinus sp. IW2-2015 linkage group LG5, ASM291031v2, whole genome shotgun sequence encodes these proteins:
- the LOC111964380 gene encoding transmembrane protein 185-like — MNLRGFFQDFNPSKFLIYACLLLFSVLLSLRLDGIIQWSYWAVFAPIWLWKLTVIIGASVGTGVWAHNPQYRAEGETCVEFKAMLIAVGIHLLLLTFEVLVCDRVERGTHFWLLVFMPLFFVSPVSVAACVWGFRHDRSLELEILCSVNILQFIFIALRLDKIISWPWLVVCVPLWIVMSFLCLVVLYYIVWSVLFLRSMDLIAEQRRTHITMAISWMTIVVPLLTFEILLVHKLDGHYGSSYVSVFVPLWLSLVTLMATTFGQKGGNHWWFGIRKDFCQFLLELFPFLREYGNVSYDLHHEDAEVSVEMPAHDPPKIAPMFRKKTGVVITQSPGKYFVPPPKLCIDMPD; from the exons TAAGTTCCTCATCTATGCCTGCCTGCTGCTGTTTTCGGTTCTGCTGTCGCTGCGTCTGGATGGCATCATCCAATGGAGTTATTGGGCTGTCTTTGCCCCCATATGGCTATGGAAGCTCACGGTCATCATCGGTGCCTCAGTGGGCACAGGCGTCTGGGCCCACAACCCACAGTACAG GGCTGAGGGTGAAACCTGTGTGGAGTTCAAGGCCATGCTGATTGCTGTTGGGATCCACCTGCTCCTACTCACCTTTGAGGTGCTGGTGTGTGACCGTGTGGAGAGGGGCACTCACTTCTGGCTGCTGGTCTTCATGCCCCTCTTCTTTGTCTCACCTGTCTCTGTTGCAGCCTGTGTGTGGGGCTTCCGGCATGATCGCTCTCTAGAG TTGGAGATCTTGTGCTCGGTCAATATTCTTCAGTTTATCTTCATTGCCCTGCGACTAGATAAAATCATCAGTTGGCCTTGGCTG GTTGTCTGTGTGCCACTGTGGATCGTCATGTCCTTCCTGTGCCTTGTGGTACTCTACTACATTGTGTGGTCAGTGCTCTTTCTGCGGTCTATGGACCTCATTGCAGAGCAACGGCGTACTCACATCACCATGGCGATCAGCTGGATGACAATCGTTGTACCCTTGCTAACTTTTGAG ATCCTGTTGGTCCATAAATTGGATGGCCACTACGGCTCCAGCTATGTGTCAGTATTCGTGCCTCTCTGGCTATCCCTGGTGACTCTGATGGCCACGACCTTTGGCCAGAAAGGAGGCAACCACT GGTGGTTTGGCATCCGAAAAGACTTCTGCCAGTTTCTTCTTGAGCTCTTTCCCTTCCTGCGGGAGTATGGGAACGTTTCCTACGACCTGCACCACGAGGACGCTGAGGTGTCCGTGGAGATGCCTGCACACGACCCGCCAAAAATAGCCCCCATGTTCCGCAAAAAGACTGGTGTGGTGATCACACAGAGCCCAGGGAAGTACTTTGTGCCTCCTCCAAAACTGTGCATTGACATGCCTGACTAA
- the LOC111964381 gene encoding protein EOLA1-like, which yields MTLQVGCLSFRQPYAGLVLNGVKSIETRWRPLLSAMENCTLAIHIAQKDWEGDQWRDMLTNTLGMSHMQIEELLGSGDRFGRGVVAGLVEVGETWCCSDNVPEEDLRELEKAAVLTGLTEKHLTQLSNPRWLKEPLYARGHKDIWTVDIPVQLLPSA from the exons ATGACATTACAAGTGGGTTGCCTATCATTCAGGCAGCCGTACGCGGGGTTAGTACTTAATGGTGTAAAAAGTATTGAGACACGTTGGCGCCCCTTGTTGTCCGCAATGGAAAACTGCACTCTAGCTATTCATATTGCGCAGAAGGACTGGGAGGGCGACCAGTGGAGAGACATGCTCACCAATACACTTGGAATGAGCCATATGCAAATAGAGGAGCTTCTGGGTTCAGGTGACAGATTCGGCCGTGGAGTCGTGGCAG GCTTGGTGGAGGTGGGGGAGACTTGGTGCTGCTCTGACAATGTGCCAGAGGAGGATCTGAGGGAGCTGGAGAAGGCAGCAGTGCTCACTGGGCTCACAGAGAAACACCTGACACAGCTGTCAAACCCACGCTGGCTCAAGGAACCCCTTTATGCCAGAGGTCACAAAGACATTTGGACAGTGGACATCCCAGTACAATTACTGCCATCTGCGTAG
- the LOC111964382 gene encoding LOW QUALITY PROTEIN: heat shock transcription factor, Y-linked-like (The sequence of the model RefSeq protein was modified relative to this genomic sequence to represent the inferred CDS: deleted 1 base in 1 codon; substituted 1 base at 1 genomic stop codon), with protein MTNCAAGNNKTISKKPQKDTAQTQNAPVDANLYYISLPKRMWTIVESDIIESIKWDQTGMYIVIDEXLFTSEVLKRTEPPKIFQTTVLKSFMHQLNIYGFKITFPGIERSTSLSTFIAEEYKACTFFTLPLQYYSNPNFCQGLKHLLPQMKRSQEAERSDDSSSSSSRSTGLLPKLISVLKEMSGELQIQRLHLTEL; from the exons atgactaactgtgctgctggcaacaat AAAACCATTTCCAAGAAACCACAGAAAGACACTGCTCAGACTCAAAATGCACCGGTGGATGCCAACTTGTACTACATTTCATTACCGAAAAGAATGTGGACCATCGTAGAGAGCGATATTATAGAATCA ATCAAATGGGACCAGACCGGAATGTACATAGTGATAGACGAGTAGCTGTTCACGTCGGAGGTGCTGAAACGCACTGAACCACCCAAAATCTTTCAAACGACTGTCTTGAAGAGTTTTATGCACCAACTCAACATCTATGGCTTtaaaataactttccctggtATCGAGAGATCGACTTCACTAAGCACCTTTATTGCTGAGGAATACAAAGCATGCAC attttttaccttgccaTTACAATACTACTCCAATCCCAATTTCTGCCAAGGACTCAAACATCTCCTACCCCAAATGAAGAGAT CCCAGGAGGCTGAGCGGAGTGATGACAGCAGCAGCTCCAGCAGCCGCAGCACGGGCTTACTACCCAAGCTGATCTCTGTCCTCAAAGAGATGTCTGGGGAGTTGCAGATTCAGA GGCTTCACCTCACAGAGCTCTAA
- the LOC111964384 gene encoding high mobility group protein B3 yields MAKGDARKPKGKMSAYAYFVQTCREEHKNKNPEIPVNFSEFSKKCSGRWKTMSPKEKSKFEDQAKQDKARYDSEMTSYGPPGKRGKKALKDPNAPKRPPSGFFVFCAEQRPKIKAQHPSFGIGDVAKKLGEMWNNLTDSNKQPYLAKANKLKEKYQKDVADYKGGKVGGAGASKSKKAEDDDDDDDDDDDDEDEEEEDDD; encoded by the exons ATGGCCAAAGGTGACGCTCGTAAGCCGAAGGGCAAGATGTCTGCCTATGCCTACTTTGTTCAAACCTGCCGAGAAGAACACAAAAATAAGAATCCAGAGATCCCAGTGAACTTTTCAGAGTTTTCCAAGAAGTGCTCTGGAAGATGGAAG ACAATGTCTCCAAAGGAGAAGTCAAAGTTTGAGGACCAGGCCAAGCAGGACAAAGCTCGCTATGATTCGGAAATGACGAGCTATGGTCCTCCTGGGAAGAGGGGCAAGAAGGCACTGAAGGATCCTAATGCACCAAAGAGACCTCC ATCGGGATTCTTTGTTTTCTGTGCTGAGCAGCGTCCCAAGATCAAAGCCCAACACCCAAGCTTTGGCATTGGGGATGTGGCCAAGAAGcttggtgagatgtggaacaacTTGACAGACTCCAATAAGCAGCCGTATCTTGCCAAAGCCAACAAACTCAAGGAAAAATACCAAAAG GATGTGGCAGATTACAAAGGAGGAAAAGTGGGTGGGGCAGGAGCCTCTAAATCAAAGAAGGCTgaagacgatgatgatgatgacgacgatgatgatgatgacgaggatgaggaagaggaggatgatgattaA